TCCTGATGGTGCCCGTGCCGTTTAGAAGGGAAGAGGGTTTCCCACTCCCGCATCGGTTCACGTATTCCGAATATCCCCCGCCAAAGTGGCACCAGGCCCCTGCTCCGTTAGTGTAGTAGTACCCAGTTGCGGGGGTGTAACCACTGACAGTGGATCTAAAGCATCCAACCCCGGGCATTTTTTGCGGGATCGGGCAGCTACCGGTGTAGGAGTTAGCAATTGGTCCAGAGATTTGCCGCAAGCTGGATGGAATCAATTGGTTGTACATAAGCATGTACACCAGCTCGTGGCCAATCCAACAATAGCTTCCGTTCGAAGAGCCGTAGATAGCACCGTAGCCTTGGGGTCCATCATTCCATTTGAAGGGTCCGTTACTAATGAGGGGGACAGAAGGTGTTCCGATGGTAAAGCTTCTTGTACCAATCAGCTTTTTGGGAGAGAATCCCTGACTATCTAGAGCGTAGACTTTCAGAATGTGAGGGACTCCATTTAAAACAGATGATGGCAATTGGAAGGAAAATCCGTGGTTGCCAGAGATTGAGTAGGCAGTGTTGACATCAGGGCGACTTTGATTTGCAGGTGTTGATCCCTTAAGTACCTCATCGACGTAAAATTGAACGGAAACGCTAGTCGAAGTGTTGTCTTGATCGAAGGCCCAGCCCCAGACGCGGCCGTTTGAGTCCAGGCCATCAACAACGCCGATAGAACCTTGTGGCCCACCCAAAGTAAATGTGCGATCTCCAATGAGTTTGTTCGGACTCGATCCATAGGTATCAACGGCGACGACCCTGAGGCGGTGGCTTTTCCCATCAAAATAGGTACTTGGGATGTTGATAGAAAAACCATGGTTACCAGTGATGTTTTTGGCTTGATTTACATCCGGCCTATAAATGTTTGCGGTGAGCCCGCCAATAATTTTGCCGTCGATATAATAGTGAACTCTAATACTTCTAAAGGAGTAGTCGGGGTCGTAGGCCCAACCACTGACCGTTCCATTTGAGCTAACCAATCCCGTATATCCAGTCGGTTGCCTTGGGACGGTTCCATCGGGATTGTAGGCATGGGCCCAGGCAAGAAATTGGGAAATATCCACGCTGGCGATTCCCACTCTGGAGTTTCCACCGAGGTAGTAGAGCTCGTCGCGATTGTAATCATTGGTAAATGAGCCCCAACCTTCGTAGTAGGTGTAAAGTCGGCCGTTATAATCAAAGACGGATCCAGTCCAAATCGCTCCCTGGTCCCACTTGCCCAGCTGTCCACGGACAAGAGCGGGGAGGGGATGGTAAACCTTTCGCCAGGTTTTTAAATCTCGGGAGTAGGCAACATGAAAACGATCTGGATAGTCGAGAAAGCGATCACTGGTTTGATAGATCATAAACCACTTGGGGTCGCCAGGGACCCTAAAGATCTTGACCCCCATGACTGATTTACTGTCAAAGGCTCCGGTCTGTCCTGCCGGAAGGACTTTAATATGATTGGTACTCAGCTGATTCGGTTGAGCAGAGATAGACAGGTAAATCTCGAATTGGCCTGAGCTATTGGTCTTGGCGAAATAAGTATAATAGTTTCCATTGTGGAAAACCACATCGTTGGGTCCAAAGGAGGTGGATAGAGGGTTGTTGGCAAACTTGGTAAATGTCACTCCTCCATCCATTGAATAGGCCCCATTGAGACTGTACCTTGCTGGATCATTTGTGACGCCTAAATAGTAGAGATATAGAGTATTGTTAGGTCCCATGAGGACTGAGCCATCCAAGAGATGTTTTTCATCATATCCCGAAGCACCATTGCGAATAACTGGGTTACCGGCAAATTCCTGCCAGGGGCCAAACGGATTGAAACTGGATACTGGCTGAGTGAACAAGCCAATGGTGTCGTGATACCCGTTTATTTCGCCTGACCCACGCATAAACATGCGCCAAGTGTTGGTTCCGCTCTCCGATGGCGGCAGCACAGAGACATTGGCTGCATGTATTCTTCGCCATGCCGGGATAGAGCTTTTTCGCACATCGAAAACCGGATTGGCATAGTGTTTTATGAACAAAGTTGATTCCCCGCCGCTAGCGGCAAAGGGATCGACTCCATTGGCGATCAGGTGTTCCTGATTACCTAAACTAGAACTATCAAATTTTTTGGAGTCTAGTGGATTGCAGCCCAACGTCATTAAGACAAACAAAAGACAGAACAGACCCTTGCCATGACTACCCATGATCCCACCCTACTGTTGAATCTAATCGCTCTCAGTTAACCCAATAGGGTAATTTGCAATCCTGGAGCCAGTGGTTCGCAGGAAATGAGGGCCGCAGGTGTCGAGACCGTTGTCACATGCCCAAGTTTTGGTGGCTCCTCAATTGGGTGCAGAGGAGGAATCGAACGGCTTACATTTGCAATAGTAATAACAAGTAGTTAACCGTGGGCCTCGATAAAGGCCTTTTCATCCGGCTCGTAGTCGGCCAAATGCCCTTCGTAGCCGGGAGCAAAGCGCACAATCGGGGAAATGTTCAATTGCCCATGATCCCTGAAGTTGGGAATTTCGTAAATTTTCCTCATTAAATTCTCAGCCCGATCGCGGTAGCCAGGAGGGACCATGAGTCGGACTCCGAACCATTGCCAGCGAAGGTCCTGGGTTTTGTTCTTTTTGGCGACGATGGCCCTAATGGTTTCAAGAAGTTTGTTGTCGTCAGCAAACTCGAAATGAACACTGATGCCGATTTGCGTGTAGTCGATCAATTCCTCGTAGTACTCAGGTTCCCGGCTACCGTTAGTGGTGACATGACAGACATGATGATGGTTGGGTTTGTTTTCAGGTGGATGGTCCTTAATCCATTTGAGCAGGTCTAAGAATGAGGGATTGAAGGTGGGCTCGCCACCACTGAAGTTAAATTTACACTGATCACCTTTAACAAAGGCTTTAAAGATATTTTGCACACCGTGTTTGAGACTGCCCCAGCTACGGTGAGACTCATAGGTGTTACTGGCCGATGGGGGACAATAGCTACAGGAGTAGTTGCAGCGGCGGCCAATGTCCCAGGTCACCTGCTTGGGGATGCAGTGACTTTGGTAGATCGGCTGGACGGCCAAATACTCGGCAGGATCT
This is a stretch of genomic DNA from Pseudobdellovibrionaceae bacterium. It encodes these proteins:
- a CDS encoding radical SAM protein, which gives rise to MAKSKNNPSGNKSIVLVNANGEGKSYSAEELLAREWNTWQGWYCAAGVENLYVTHDGCLFSAVCREGGFLGNIYDSYVEMLEDYVLCKKKWCMCGTDMALRKFKHKDHKHLAYKDPLAELPEDPAEYLAVQPIYQSHCIPKQVTWDIGRRCNYSCSYCPPSASNTYESHRSWGSLKHGVQNIFKAFVKGDQCKFNFSGGEPTFNPSFLDLLKWIKDHPPENKPNHHHVCHVTTNGSREPEYYEELIDYTQIGISVHFEFADDNKLLETIRAIVAKKNKTQDLRWQWFGVRLMVPPGYRDRAENLMRKIYEIPNFRDHGQLNISPIVRFAPGYEGHLADYEPDEKAFIEAHG